Genomic window (Primulina eburnea isolate SZY01 chromosome 8, ASM2296580v1, whole genome shotgun sequence):
TACAAAATTATATACATTAGAgccaagacaaaaacttgtgtgagacggtctcacgggtattatttgtgagacggatctcttatttgggtcacccatgaaaaagtatcactttttatgctaagagtattactttttattgtgaatatgggtagggttgacccgtctcacagattatgatccgtgagacggtctcacatgagactcactctagaGCCAAATGTGTTAAAGGTAATTGTAATGCttgaattaaatattataagttgttgatttagtaacgtgagattactaaataattaatgattgttaaaaaataaaatataatataatttggtCATAtcaagtccaaatgatttgaaatttaaatataacGTAGAAAACTTAAAGATATACAAgttttatgttttgagttttggaaaatttgatcgtttgactggtccaaaggatatattattattattattattatataatataatattttttaaaaaacaaaagaaagatAAGTATGAATGGAATGAATTGAATTCATTCGAAAGTGTGCATACAGAGGAGAGCGAGAAGAAAGAAAGaatagaattttaaattttctattCGATTGTGTTACTTATCAATTTATCCAATTGACgaactgattttagttttggaTCATTGACATGAGGTATTCGATTCGGGGTATACATTTTAtagttttgataatatttgaaattcgtcgatttctggaataaatcagataaattgttaaatcatacagaaattgaagattgttgaatagtgtattattttaaccaagtagagaagattatagtggtattattttgatttattttcaattaaaaataaaaaaaataatataaaaaattaattattatgaaTGCAACATGTGAATATAGTCATTGGTTATCGTCTATatctatattaatattatatataaaggTTGGACCTAATAGAGACAAAAATGAACACCAACTTTTCTTCTAATTTTGTTCTTATgtgatactaatattacatttttttattattattattttaacaaaaacttttatttttttttatttttttcaacaattcaaataacaCTGTAGTCTCtcaataatttgtcaaatttcactttaatccctcgataattataaaaaatattgtacacaCATACATCGCGTGTGTAGAATAACTAGTACTGTATATTAAGGTTGGCCCTAATAGAGACAAAATAGACACCaaattttttttcccattttACCTTTATGTCATTCCAATATTacaattttgtttttgaaattttaaaaaacacttttatttatatttttttaaattcaaacaaTTCAAATAGCACTTTAGTCCTTCGATATTTTGTCAAATCCCACTCTAAACTctcgataattataaaaaaaaccgTACACACATGCATCGAGTATGCAGAATAACTAGTATAAAGAATCTATCTCGAATAATAACTATTTTGATATTTTGGTATGATCATTTTTTTCTAAAGTAATGATTATACATTAATCTCACTAAacaattttaattttcaaataacAATTGACTCTTAAATGACATTGTTCCGTGCGAGGATTGTATCAATAACACTACTCTTATCCCACAAAAAACTacacatatatatttaatataatcgctaaattatttttaaaaaatacaaaaatttaaGCACTGTATAAACAAATTATAAATAGTTTTTGTAATTACATCGTGTTTTTTTAGAGAAAAAACACATCATGCACATCAGATCGACCAATCATGAACAGTAGTAGATGTCTTTGGTTGTTCAAGAATGTCTTCTAATAAAACAATGATATGCACATACTTTTTTATTTCATGAATTGACTTTAATCAGAAGTCGTTAGTTAACATATTTGGATATATGTAAaagagcaaaaacttgtgtgagacggtctcacggatcgtatttgtgaaatggatctcttatttgggttatccatgaaaaaatattattttttatgctaagagtgttactttttattgtgaatatgggaaGGGCTGACATGTCtcatagattaagatccgtgagacgatctcatatgAGACTCGCTCGTGTAATAGTGCGTTAATTACAACGTCCGATGAAGGGAAAGTAAAGAAAAGACAAGTTGATTATTCAAGATAACGTTTTGTTTGTAATTATCTTTGAAAAAATATAAAGGATCACTGGttattaattaaaatcaaatatcttATATTAACTTTTGACATGTGGATGAAActttttcataatttaaaaaagtaaatcttttgtgagacggtctcacgaatatttatctgtgagacgagtcaaccctgatattcataataaaaagtaatactcttagcataaaaagtaatacttttcatggatgGCCCAAAgaagagacccgtctcacaaaatacggtCCGTTAGACcgttttacacaagtttttgtcatttaaAAATGTTTATTAGTCACTCAATTTTATgttttacaaatatatttttatctaaTCTCTTATATCTtattatttcaattttaaaaatcgATAACTAtattcttaattttttaaagacataaataaaataaatatattttcatacacacataaatataaaatcaaaattcattatttaattgaattgatttttaaaattatagaaTAAATTATGGATTTACTACCAAAAAATTCAGATAGCTAATTGATAAACATCGAAGAAACGCTGATTAGGAATCGCAGTGTATTAATTATTAATCTCATGGCGTTTCACCGGAGCTCAGCCATACTCTGCAAGGTTATCAGAGGCGGCCGAACAGCAGCAGTGCCCTCCTACAGTTCTTCGTTGTCCAATTCATTCAGTTACTCTAATAGTATCAGATCGCATTCGACGGAATCCGACAATAAAGGTGTCACGTCATCAGCTGCGGGGTACCATATCAACAATGAGTCATCTTACATGCGTGGAGCAGTGTTTTGGGAACCGAATAAACCCCTCACTTTCGAAGATTTCCACATGCCCCGCCCTAAAGTCAACGAAGTTCTCATCAAAACCAagggtattgttttgattcgaatTTGATTTGTAGTCACACGGTCGTGCGATTTGCTGTAAAGAAAGTACTTATTTTTTCTTTCCTTGAAGTCTCACACATGATCGAACAAAATGATTGAGTAAATGGAACTCTGATTTGATGTGTTTGATCGTCATTAACAATCTTTTTTAAATGTAAACGTCAGGAATTTACTTTAGAAATGGTGGTATGAGAAAAAGGAAAATGAATGCGTATCTGCCTTCATCGCTAACTGGAaaaggtctaatttttttatcgTAAACTGTCATCCACCCCAGTGGTGGATCCACTGGAGCAAGCAGGGCAGTCTCCCAGATGTATTAAGTCGCACTAAATTTTTGGTCCACTCCCCAATCTGTTTAATGAAAGAATTAGAAACAGGTAGTTAACCACAACTCCAGCCTAGAGTAAGGTTTTTACTATATTGGGAGATTGGTAAGTGGATCAAACCAGAACTCTGCGTTAGAATTTTCTATAGGAGAGCGTTTAGGAGTGTATATAATTTTCAGTTTTCCTCAACTCTACGTGTTTCagaaacttaatttataaacttGTAGAATGATAGGGTGTTTTTGCTTGTCATGTTTGAATAATGCAGCCTGTGGAGTTTGCCACTCCGATCTGCACTGTGATCAAAGGTGAGCTTCCTTTTCCCAGCCCTTGTGTTGTGGGGCATGAGATTACTGGGGAGGTGGTGGAACATGGGCCGCTTAGTGATAGAAAAATCATTGAAAGGTTTGAttaattctttttaaaaaaaataccttTGGCATATCATACAGTTATGGAGACTGACTAAAATTGATCTGCTGTTCTCTTTCAGGTTTCCTGTTGGATCTCGAATTGCTGGGGCCTTTATAATGCCTTGTGGAAGCTGTTTCTACTGCTCCAAGGCAAGTATTCTAAGAGATGCCTTTAAATGTTCATTTGTGAACCTTAACTCACTCTGCTAGCTAGTAAATACGCCATGTTGACAACATTATCTCTTGGGTTAAAACAGGGTCAAGATGACTTGTGTGAGTCTTTTTTTGAATACAATCGAGCAAAAGGAACACTTTATGATGGTGAAACAAGACTATTTTTCCGCCGTAATGGTACACTCCTAACTCAGTTTTCTACTATAGAGTATCATCAAGTGCGACTATTCATTTGTCTCAACGTCTAAAAGTAGATTCTCTCCTGCTGTATATGATTTTTTGTTTGTATCTGTGTATTTTGGTGTGTTTTCGGTGTTAATTGAAGTGAACGGAGCCTgaagaaagacaaaaagaagaaaaagaaataaagaaagatggatagaagaaaggaaaaaaatCTACCCGAAACAAAAGAAGAAACAGAAATAAAGAAGGATAGAATAACGGGAAAAAACTTGATCTgcattattttcaaagtttatTCTGGGTGTGTCAATGGGCGGTTCACCTGTCTCTGGCAAGCTAATGGCTAATAAACTTGGTGATAAGATGTGGTTAATAGTTCCGGTTCTGCAGGCAAGCCAGCATATATGTATAGCATGGGAGGCCTCGCTGAGTATTGTGTGGTACCAGCACATGCACTTACAGTTCTACCCTACTCATTGCCTTACACGGAATCTGCCATCCTAGGATGTGCAGTTTTCACTGCCTACGGGGCCATGGCTCATGCTGCTCAGGTGCATCCTGGTGATTCCATTGCTGTGATTGGTATTGGAGGAGTTGGCTCAAGGTACTAAGAAAAGCCACCACATGTTATGAAAGCTTCACACCTTTATGATTAATTGTTTGTGGTCGGTCATAGAAGTCCAAAACAGCGTGGAATAGAATCTTGTGACAGTACTGGCGATAAATGGTTTCTCTGGGGTTCTGTTTCCTTTATTTATCAGTTCACATAATACGAGGTGTACCATATTGAGCACAACAAATAGCCTTGTGATAGCTATCCCAAATTCCTGTTTTTTTAATGTTAAGATTAAGAGTAAATAGAACCAATCATAATTTCCAGCTAGTCCGTGCAATATAATGTAACTATCAACTCTGTAGATTTTTTGAAAC
Coding sequences:
- the LOC140838318 gene encoding LOW QUALITY PROTEIN: uncharacterized protein (The sequence of the model RefSeq protein was modified relative to this genomic sequence to represent the inferred CDS: deleted 1 base in 1 codon); amino-acid sequence: MAFHRSSAILCKVIRGGRTAAVPSYSSSLSNSFSYSNSIRSHSTESDNKGVTSSAAGYHINNESSYMRGAVFWEPNKPLTFEDFHMPRPKVNEVLIKTKACGVCHSDLHVIKGELPFPSPCVVGHEITGEVVEHGPLSDRKIIERFPVGSRIAGAFIMPCGSCFYCSKGQDDLCESFFEYNRAKGTLYDGETRLFFRRNGKPAYMYSMGGLAEYCVVPAHALTVLPYSLPYTESAILGCAVFTAYGAMAHAAQVHPGDSIAVIGIGGVGSSCLQIARAFGASEIIAVDVQDEKLQKAKIFGATHTINARMEDAVTKIKVRSPPSQFADFNNYRLLP